The Algoriphagus sanaruensis genome window below encodes:
- a CDS encoding response regulator, whose translation MIDLSIGANIKSSSIFIVDDNLQNIILLENLLNLAGYENIWSTTLPEELLEKLKESTPDLLLLDLMMPKISGFDVLHELKKEPYASIYLPVVVITADSNPESRERALSLGASDFLTKPFDMNEIRLRIKNILTTKYLMDQLQNSNANLEELVKIRTQELEKSKEEAERNEKKFKLLFESNLDPIRLFYINEEGPSKFIEFNHATEVISGYSKEEYMDLSIWETDSNMDEEYFKEKFAELKKEGSLTFETTMLRKDGNARTVEMKAILLDLDGRPAVMDISRDITERVRHVETLTKQNEILKEIAWTQSHVVRAPLARMMGIIMLMKDSDLPNCSPETAEFLNLILKSAFELDEVIRDISKKSNDSQALLNQSN comes from the coding sequence ATGATTGATCTAAGTATCGGGGCGAACATCAAATCATCCTCGATTTTTATTGTAGATGACAACCTGCAGAATATTATCCTATTAGAAAATTTGCTAAACCTAGCAGGGTATGAAAATATTTGGTCTACTACGCTACCTGAAGAACTTTTAGAAAAACTCAAGGAAAGCACCCCTGATTTACTGCTTCTTGACCTGATGATGCCAAAAATCTCAGGATTCGATGTATTACACGAATTAAAAAAGGAGCCTTACGCTAGTATTTATCTACCGGTGGTGGTAATTACGGCAGATAGCAATCCGGAATCCAGAGAGCGAGCCTTATCCTTAGGCGCTAGTGATTTCTTAACGAAGCCATTCGATATGAATGAGATCCGATTGCGGATCAAGAACATTCTAACGACCAAATACCTAATGGATCAACTCCAAAATTCAAATGCGAATCTGGAGGAACTGGTCAAAATTCGAACGCAAGAATTGGAAAAATCCAAAGAGGAAGCAGAACGAAATGAAAAAAAATTCAAGCTTCTGTTTGAATCCAACCTTGACCCTATTCGACTTTTCTACATCAATGAGGAAGGTCCTTCGAAATTCATTGAATTTAATCATGCCACCGAGGTAATTTCCGGCTATTCAAAGGAAGAATACATGGATTTGTCCATTTGGGAAACAGATTCCAACATGGATGAAGAATATTTTAAGGAAAAATTCGCAGAGCTTAAAAAGGAGGGATCATTAACCTTCGAAACCACCATGCTACGGAAGGATGGAAATGCAAGAACGGTGGAAATGAAAGCTATTCTTTTGGACTTGGATGGAAGGCCTGCAGTGATGGACATCTCCCGAGACATTACCGAACGGGTAAGACATGTCGAAACCTTAACCAAGCAAAATGAAATCCTAAAAGAAATTGCTTGGACCCAATCGCACGTAGTCAGAGCTCCATTGGCGAGAATGATGGGAATCATCATGCTCATGAAGGATTCTGATTTACCAAATTGTAGCCCTGAAACAGCAGAATTTCTTAACTTAATTTTGAAATCGGCCTTTGAATTAGATGAAGTAATTCGAGACATTTCAAAAAAATCCAACGATAGTCAAGCACTACTCAATCAATCGAACTGA
- a CDS encoding response regulator, with product MNFKLIIVDDDTDYQFFHKLLAMKAEFHHDPICLSSGREAIEYLEKEKDSKDNILIFLDLYMVDMDGWQVLDYIESLDQPHRIKVIVITSSVNMADKKKAIRYSCIIEYIEKPLMKNYLIALKQSQLFLN from the coding sequence ATGAATTTCAAACTTATCATAGTGGATGACGACACCGACTACCAATTCTTTCATAAGCTATTGGCCATGAAAGCGGAGTTTCACCACGACCCTATTTGTCTTTCTTCTGGACGAGAAGCCATTGAATACTTAGAAAAAGAGAAAGATTCCAAAGACAATATTTTGATCTTTTTGGATTTGTATATGGTAGATATGGATGGCTGGCAAGTATTAGATTACATCGAATCTCTTGACCAACCTCATCGAATTAAGGTGATTGTAATTACCTCATCGGTTAATATGGCTGATAAGAAAAAAGCTATTCGATATAGCTGTATCATCGAATACATCGAAAAGCCATTAATGAAAAACTACCTAATTGCCTTAAAGCAATCTCAGCTATTTTTAAATTAA